TATTACctaatcaaaaatattaaatgtttgcaAGACAGAAAATACACTAAAACTTTAATAGTGATTATCCCGGAAGAGTGGGACAAcgattttgttttctatttctacagGTTCACTAAGTTTTCTACAGTGAATATGAGTAACTTCCATGACCAGAAAAAGGatgtattttttagaaaagatCTCTGGGGACCTCGGAGAGCAGTTTCTGTGGGGTCGGGAAAGAGAGGAGCTGGGATGGGAAGACTCCCGCTACAAAGGTGGCAGGATGGGTGTCTGTTTCAAGATAGGAGACACCAGAGGACAGCACGTTTGTGTGCTACAGCGAAAGAACCACGAGAAAGGGAGAAGTTAAAAATGTGAGCACAGGTTGGAGCCAAGAGGGGCCGAACCCCAGTGACGTCACGTCCCCGCGGGGGATCACCCGCGGACCAGGGGGCTCCTGTTCGACCTGTATCGTCTCGGAAGTACAAGggtagagaaggaaaaggagagtgaTGTTTGTAGCGGCTGCAAAGCAGGGAAGAAACCTGGAAAAGGAAGAGACTGTTAGATGCCTGCACTGAAGAACGGAACCACAGCACAGGGTAAGGGAGGAACCACCAGACACTCCGGCCTTTTCCTAAGCTCCTCCCTTCGCCTAAGCGTGCGGCGGAAGACGCACGCAGGAAGGGGCGGAGCCAAGAGCACTAAGAGCGCGCACGCGCGGGTCTCGCGAGAGCAGTAGAGGGCGGAAGCACAGTTATTGCAGGATGCGGTTCCTGGTTGCGTTGATCCTGCTGAGCGTCGTAGTGGCGGGTAagaccccccactcccaccccaaatAATCCCACTCTCACCCCTAGGCCCACCATCCTCACCGCCCCGGGTCGCTCTCTGAGCTCGGTACTTCTCTGCCGTAGTCACCCCTCCGCTtgccatcacccacctcccccgTTTGCCAGTTGCCTCGGTTTCATCTAGCTTTGAGGGCTCCCTTCTCTTGGCCTCCTTCTCTTCAGGGCCAACTGGTTTCTCTGTTTCAGTAGACCTACCGCTAGAAAACTCTAGCCAGTCGCAGCCTCAGGCCACGGGAGACGGCTCTAGCAAGGGGAAGTCCCAGGTGCAGTCCACAGAAGATGACTCTAACAAGGAGAAGCCCCAGCTACAGTCCACGGGAGATAACTCTAACAAGGAGAAGTCTCAAGTGCAGTCCTCGGGAGACGGCTCTAGCAAGGTGAATCCCCAGCCACAGTCCACGGGANNNNNNNNNNGCTCTAGCAAGGTGGATCCCCAGCCACAGTCCACGGGAGACGGCTCTCGCAAGGTGGATCCCCAGCCACAGTCCAAGGGAGATGGCTCTAGCAAGGTGAATACTCAGCCACAGTCCACGGGAGATGGCTCTAGCAAGCTGAATACCCAGCCACAGTCCGCAGGGGATGGTTCTAGCAAAGTGAATACCCAGCCACAGTCCACAGGAGACAGCTCTCGCAAGGTGAATACCC
This genomic stretch from Panthera uncia isolate 11264 chromosome A3 unlocalized genomic scaffold, Puncia_PCG_1.0 HiC_scaffold_12, whole genome shotgun sequence harbors:
- the TGOLN2 gene encoding trans-Golgi network integral membrane protein 2 isoform X9, whose amino-acid sequence is MRFLVALILLSVVVAVDLPLENSSQSQPQATGDGSSKGKSQVQSTEDDSNKEKPQLQSTGDNSNKEKSQVQSSGDGSSKVDPQPQSTGDGSRKVDPQPQSKGDGSSKVNTQPQSTGDGSSKLNTQPQSAGDGSSKVNTQPQSTGDSSRKVNTQPQSTGDGSSKVDPQPQSSGEGSSKVNTQPQSSGDGSSKVNTQPQSTGDSSGKVNTQPQSSGDGSRKVNTQPQSTQDGSSKIIAFVLEGKRSKVTRRPKASDYQRLDQKI